One window from the genome of Leptospirillum ferriphilum encodes:
- a CDS encoding 2-isopropylmalate synthase, giving the protein MSLYDHRRYAQSFPFRKKDRRWPDRSITIAPVWASVDLRDGNQALVSPMDSQRKLRLFELLVRMGFKEIEVGFPAASTTEFQFVRSLIEEGHIPEDVTIQVLSQVREDLIVRTFEALRGARQAIIHIYNSVNPVQREQVFRLDRKGVRKIAENGARMVFHQASLHPDTAWTFEYSPESYSDTEPEFAVEVCSAVQEIWKPETGQKVIFNLPATVEKTTPNVFADQIEWFLDHLPGREHVTVSVHTHNDRGSAVAAAELAVMAGVDRVEGTLFGNGERTGNMDILTMAMNLYSSGVDPCLDLSFSREISDIYTECTGLPVSPRHPWFGELVYTAFSGSHQDAIRKGMASYRKKGGFWSVPYLPIDPEDLGRQYDEVVRINSQSGKSGLAYVFERDHGIFLPPWLLPEFSGHVQTESEKTGSEISSSRLLDIFRTRYLDTPPEWILQGYEVESREKHIHLQATVGKLEKRTFEGKGNGIVEALRNALSKHISRLPEIDQFTEQALSSGTRARAICFVRTKSTDGTCFSAAGEGEDSAEAILQAVLSAVGRGSHPEALS; this is encoded by the coding sequence ATGTCCCTGTATGATCACCGCCGATATGCGCAAAGCTTCCCCTTCCGGAAGAAAGACCGTCGCTGGCCCGACCGGTCCATCACCATCGCACCCGTCTGGGCCAGCGTCGATCTCCGGGACGGGAACCAGGCGCTTGTTTCCCCGATGGACAGCCAACGAAAGCTTCGTCTTTTCGAGCTCCTCGTCCGGATGGGGTTCAAGGAAATCGAAGTCGGGTTTCCCGCGGCGTCGACTACCGAATTCCAGTTTGTCCGGTCTCTGATCGAAGAAGGGCACATTCCCGAAGATGTCACGATCCAGGTTTTGAGCCAGGTCCGGGAAGATCTGATCGTCCGGACCTTCGAAGCCCTTCGGGGTGCCCGTCAGGCGATCATTCACATTTACAATTCGGTGAATCCGGTCCAGCGGGAACAGGTTTTCCGGCTGGACAGAAAGGGCGTAAGAAAAATCGCCGAAAACGGCGCCAGAATGGTCTTCCACCAAGCCTCCCTTCACCCGGATACCGCCTGGACGTTCGAATATTCTCCCGAAAGCTATAGCGATACGGAACCGGAGTTCGCCGTCGAAGTCTGTTCCGCCGTACAAGAAATCTGGAAACCGGAGACAGGACAGAAGGTCATTTTCAATTTGCCGGCCACCGTGGAAAAGACAACACCGAACGTCTTTGCGGATCAGATCGAATGGTTTCTGGACCATCTTCCCGGACGAGAACACGTGACGGTCAGTGTCCATACCCACAACGACCGGGGGTCGGCCGTCGCGGCAGCCGAGCTGGCAGTGATGGCCGGCGTGGACCGGGTCGAGGGAACACTGTTCGGAAATGGGGAACGGACTGGAAATATGGATATTCTGACGATGGCTATGAATCTTTACTCAAGCGGCGTTGATCCTTGCCTGGACCTGTCCTTTTCCCGAGAGATCTCCGACATTTATACTGAATGTACCGGATTGCCCGTCTCCCCAAGGCATCCCTGGTTCGGAGAATTGGTGTACACAGCTTTCTCCGGAAGCCACCAGGACGCGATCCGGAAAGGCATGGCCTCTTACCGGAAAAAAGGGGGGTTCTGGTCCGTCCCCTACCTCCCGATCGATCCGGAAGACCTGGGAAGGCAATACGATGAAGTTGTCCGGATCAACAGCCAGTCCGGAAAAAGCGGACTGGCATATGTTTTCGAACGGGATCACGGCATTTTCCTTCCCCCCTGGCTCCTTCCGGAGTTTTCGGGACATGTCCAGACGGAATCAGAAAAAACCGGAAGCGAAATCTCTTCCTCCCGTCTCCTGGACATTTTTCGGACCCGTTATCTGGATACCCCTCCGGAATGGATTCTTCAGGGCTACGAGGTCGAAAGTCGCGAAAAGCATATCCATCTTCAGGCGACTGTCGGAAAATTGGAAAAAAGAACTTTTGAGGGAAAGGGAAACGGTATCGTGGAAGCTCTGAGAAATGCACTGTCGAAACACATCTCCCGACTTCCAGAAATCGATCAATTCACCGAACAGGCCCTGTCCTCCGGAACCCGGGCGCGGGCGATATGTTTCGTCCGGACAAAATCGACCGACGGAACGTGCTTTTCCGCCGCAGGGGAAGGAGAAGACTCGGCGGAAGCGATCCTTCAGGCGGTTTTGTCGGCTGTCGGCAGGGGATCTCATCCCGAAGCGCTCTCATGA
- a CDS encoding Lrp/AsnC family transcriptional regulator, whose protein sequence is MKSKKDSVAELDSCDRKILKELQRDAGLTNQELAERISLSPSPCLRRVQALEKSGVIRKRVALLDSEKLGLELTALIRISMDRHTPERFAGFEDQIRLYPEIQECYLITGQEADYLVKAVVRDMVHFQELLLERLTRIEGVTGVHSSFVLRRVVDSTELPVL, encoded by the coding sequence TTGAAGTCTAAAAAAGATTCTGTTGCCGAACTGGATTCCTGCGACCGGAAAATTCTGAAAGAGCTCCAGCGCGATGCAGGCCTGACCAACCAGGAGCTGGCCGAGCGGATCTCCCTGTCTCCATCACCCTGCCTCCGGAGAGTGCAGGCTCTCGAGAAGAGCGGGGTGATTCGGAAGAGGGTCGCCCTTCTCGATTCCGAAAAGCTGGGTCTGGAGCTGACGGCCTTAATCCGGATCAGCATGGACCGGCACACGCCGGAACGATTCGCAGGCTTCGAGGACCAGATCCGTCTCTATCCCGAAATCCAGGAATGCTACCTCATCACAGGGCAGGAGGCGGACTATCTGGTGAAGGCAGTCGTCCGGGATATGGTTCATTTCCAGGAGCTCCTTCTGGAACGCCTGACCCGGATCGAGGGGGTCACGGGGGTCCATTCGAGCTTCGTGTTGCGCCGAGTGGTGGATTCGACCGAACTTCCGGTTCTGTGA